In the Danio rerio strain Tuebingen ecotype United States chromosome 8, GRCz12tu, whole genome shotgun sequence genome, one interval contains:
- the LOC141375875 gene encoding uncharacterized protein produces MADHGFPVTRTLVKILATGIIKESCRTETTTVNLERGPIHGATPKAIEGFFKLFEALYTEHKLEEKPHLIFNCDETGFGDKPRSREKVLCQTGRKHKYQQQQIIREHITIHCCVNAGESIPPFIIYPDASQAIGWMDPPNALYGVQEKGYMDSELFFKWLCHFDKYAPEERPIVLIMDQHETHVSKPVIMFCRENKIEIICLPAHTTHILQPLDIAVFNPLKTACSTMASRMSLVRGDVIVGKKQFSSLLKHVYPTAVTAQNIKAGFRKAGIFPLSWAAVDTTQVVRVLPSTEDPIQSSTCSTPPATPSCAPAMPSCAPATPSCSPATQSCAPATPSNSQTTVIETPCPTCHRVAPKNYLLAAGVIPESLANGLMSPALERKEKVRRRIPLPARVITSEEYFDLPPGSRDDTIDEWVQCDLCLFWFHLECIEVEEVPETDWLYQKCCLST; encoded by the exons ATGGCGGACCATGGCTTTCCGGTGACCAGAACCCTGGTAAAGATTTTGGCAACTGGGATTATCAAAGAAAGTTGCCGAACAGAGACCACCACTGTCAACTTGGAGAGGGGGCCAA TCCATGGTGCTACACCCAAGGCCATTGAAGGCTTTTTCAAATTATTTGAGGCTCTATACACAGAGCATAAATTGGAGGAGAAGCCTCATCTTATTTTTAACTGCGATGAGACTGGTTTTGGGGACAAGCCTCGTTCCAGGGAGAAGGTTCTGTGCCAAACGGGAAGGAAGCATAAataccagcagcagcagatcatcAGGGAGCACATCACCATCCACTGCTGTGTGAATGCCGGGGAAAGCATTCCACCATTCATCATATACCCTGATGCCTCCCAAGCAATAGGCTGGATGGACCCCCCCAACGCCCTCTATGGAGTCCAGGAAAAAGGGTATATGGATTCGGAGCTGTTCTTTAAATGGCTCTGCCATTTTGATAAATACGCACCTGAGGAGAGACCAATAGTTTTAATCATGGACCAACATGAGACACACGTCTCAAAACCAGTAATCATGTTCTGCAgagaaaataaaattgaaattatCTGTCTACCTGCCCACACAACACACATCCTACAGCCCCTGGACATTGCCGTTTTTAACCCTCTGAAGACTGCCTGCTCCACCATGGCGTCCAGGATGAGTCTGGTGCGAGGCGATGTTATTGTTGGGAAAAAGCAGTTTTCATCCTTGCTCAAACATGTTTATCCAACGGCAGTCACAGCACAAAATATTAAGGCTGGATTCAGAAAAGCAGGCATCTTTCCGTTGTCATGGGCGGCTGTGGACACAACCCAG GTGGTAAGAGTGCTCCCATCTACAGAAGATCCCATACAATCCAGCACATGCTCCACCCCTCCCGCCACGCCATCCTGTGCTCCCGCCATGCCGTCCTGCGCTCCTGCTACACCTTCCTGCTCTCCCGCGACACAATCCTGTGCACCTGCCACACCGTCAAACTCTCAAACCACTGTAATCGAAACACCTTGCCCCACATGCCACAGAGTGGCTCCCAAAAATTACCTGTTGGCAGCAGGTGTAATTCCTGAAAGCCTGGCAAATGGCTTAATGAGTCCAGCTCTGGAGCGGAAGGAAAAGGTGAGACGTCGCATTCCCTTGCCAGCCCGCGTCATCACCAGCGAAGAATATTTTGACCTGCCACCTGGCTCACGGGATGACACCATTGATGAGTGGGTGCAGTGTGACCTGTGCCTTTTTTGGTTTCACCTCGAGTGCATAGAGGTGGAGGAGGTGCCAGAAACGGACTGGCTTTATCAAAAATGTTGTCTGTCcacctaa
- the LOC141375554 gene encoding dual specificity phosphatase 29-like, with protein MHHRFLKHSLYWTPASEVWPNVFIADEKAARNKAKLEEMYITHIMTAMLLCSVEKKWEDHYQKKNITYYNVHSGVHGCVRNRLLLIKVLVYSSAGLNQSIVLLMAYLMIHQDMKMEDAFEFVLESRMHVDKQGLLEPANDVKSGPRKASQIRKV; from the exons ATGCACCATCGTTTCCTCAAACACTCCCTGTACTGGACTCCTGCCAGTGAAGTCTGGCCCAATGTGTTTATAGCTGACGA GAAAGCAGCAAGGAACAAAGCCAAACTGGAGGAGATGTACATTACTCACATTATGACTGCTATGCTGTTGTGTTCAGTGGAAAAGAAATGGGAGGACCACTACCAGAAGAAAAACATCACTTACTACAATGTGCATTCAGGAgtccatggctgcgtccgaaaccgcctactactca TTAAGGTGTTGGTGTACAGCAGCGCGGGCTTAAACCAGTCCATCGTGCTTCTTATGGCATATCTAATGATCCACCAGGACATGAAGATGGAAGACGCATTCGAATTTGTGTTAGAGAGCAGGATGCATGTGGATAAGCAGGGACTACTTGAACCAGCTAATGATGTTAAATCTGGACCTCGCAAAGCTTCGCAAATTAGAAAAGTGTAG